A single window of Nicotiana sylvestris chromosome 3, ASM39365v2, whole genome shotgun sequence DNA harbors:
- the LOC104224013 gene encoding probable receptor-like protein kinase At1g80640: MKIFILLIPIWVFTTPLLSAPVDVTPQPPITDPVLPTEKGPIFQVPSDKDAPSPGVAELKVVHHQDLNKKILISLIVASTLLAGILLLSTCFWIYRLKMRKKSAEKGSQKAESAKGLSWGPIMAKFPSLRSVGRKGLVAVIEYQSLVAATNNFQEQNALGEGRLGCVYKAQFNNDIQAAVKKFRGGEQDAEKEFENEVDLLSKFQHQNIISLLGYCIHADAQFLVYEMMQNGSLEFQLHGPPRGSALNWHLRMKIALDVARGLEYLHERCNPPVIHRDLKSSNVLLDSNFNAKLSDFGLAIAGWNLNKSTVKLSGTLGYVAPEYLLDGKLTDKSDVYAFGIILLELLMGRRPVEKLAGAQCQSIVTWAMPQLTDRSKLPNIVDPVIRNGMDLKHLYQVAAVAVLCVQPEPSYRPLITDVLHSFIPLVPIELGGSLRVVDSALSINA; encoded by the exons ATGAAGATTTTCATCCTGCTTATACCCATTTGGGTTTTCACTACTCCATTGTTGTCAGCTCCAGTGGATGTAACTCCCCAGCCTCCAATTACAGACCCAGTTCTTCCTACTGAGAAAGGACCCATTTTTCAAGTTCCTTCTGATAAAGATGCTCCTTCTCCTG GAGTTGCAGAGCTGAAAGTAGTACACCACCAGGATTTAAATAAGAAAATTTTGATTTCACTTATTGTTGCATCAACCCTCCTTGCTGGAATTCTGCTGTTGTCAACTTGCTTTTGGATTTACAGACTAAAAATGCGGAAGAAATCCGCTGAAAAAGGCAGTCAGAAAGCAG AGTCTGCAAAGGGACTTTCTTGGGGTCCAATAATGGCCAAGTTCCCTTCTTTGAGATCTGTGGGAAGAAAAGGACTAGTTGCTGTGATCGAATACCAGTCATTAGTAGCTGCAACCAACAATTTCCAGGAACAGAATGCTCTAGGAGAAGGTAGATTAGGATGTGTGTATAAAGCTCAATTCAACAATGACATCCAAGCAGCTGTTAAAAAGTTTCGTGGTGGCGAACAGGATGCTGAAAAAGAATTTGAG AATGAGGTGGACTTGTTGAGTAAATTTCAGCATCAAAATATTATTTCGCTTCTTGGGTACTGCATTCATGCCGATGCACAATTTCTGGTGTATGAAATGATGCAGAATGGATCTTTGGAATTCCAGTTGCATG GACCTCCTCGTGGATCAGCTTTGAATTGGCATCTTCGCATGAAAATTGCATTGGATGTGGCTAG GGGACTAGAATACCTCCATGAGCGCTGTAACCCCCCTGTAATCCATAGAGATCTCAAATCGTCTAATGTTCTATTGGATTCCAACTTCAATGCAAAG CTTTCTGATTTTGGCCTAGCTATAGCTGGATGGAACTTAAACAAGAGCACCGTAAAGCTTTCGGGAACTCTGGGATATGTGGCTCCAGAGTACCTCTTAGATG GGAAATTAACTGATAAGAGTGATGTCTATGCTTTCGGCATTATACTTCTGGAGCTTTTAATGGGGAGAAGACCAGTGGAGAAACTAGCAGGAGCTCAGTGCCAATCTATCGTCACATGG GCAATGCCACAGCTTACTGACAGGTCAAAGCTCCCAAATATTGTTGATCCTGTCATCAGAAACGGAATGGACCTCAAGCACTTGTATCAA GTTGCTGCTGTAGCCGTGCTATGTGTACAACCAGAACCAAGTTACCGACCACTGATAACAGATGTCCTGCACTCCTTCATTCCCCTTGTACCAATTGAGCTTGGTGGGTCCTTGAGAGTTGTGGATTCTGCACTATCTATTAACGCATAA